Sequence from the bacterium genome:
GCAAGCGGCCTGGCGGGCGGGCTCGAAAACCAACTGAATCGGGAAGAGGAAAGCGCTCGCAAAACCGAGCCGATCGTGGACACGACCCTCCGCAAAGACGAAGGAGCACAGGAGCCGCCGACGGCGGAAGAGCCCGAAGGCGAGGCCGGCGCGGTGACTCCGCCGCCCGAGGTCCCGGAGCCGGAATCGCCGGATCCGGGTTGATAGCTGAAAGTTGACACCGTCCAACCAACGGATTTAAGGGAGCGTGAAGATGAAAACACGCATTTTCTCGGCACTCCTTTTCGTTCTGACCCTGGCGCTCGTATCGGGGTGCAGCGAGGGGACGCAGGACCCCTACTCCAAGTACTACTCCAACGAGAGCGGCTCAACGACAGCGGAAGCGGACCGGAATCGGGCCCTCGGGGAGTACCAGGAGTCGGTCCAGACCGCCCTGGAAGGAGCCACCGGGAACGTCGCCGCCACCGCCCCCTTGGGCGGGTTCGCCGGGGGCGGCCAGGCCGACGTGGCGCGTACCGGCGTAACCGAAGTCGAGAAGGGGAACGTCGGGATGCCCACCGCCGAGGAGAACACACCCGGACCGGCCGGAGACGAGGCCGAGGCCGACGTCACCACCGAGACAGAAACCATCGCTATGGAGCGCAAGCTCATCTACGAGACTTCCATGACCGTGGTGGTGGACGACCTGGATCAGGGCCGCCAGGATGTGGAAGAAATCGTCAAGGCCAACCACAAGGAGGGCACCACCCCGGTCTTCATCACCCAACAGCAGGTGGACCGCGAGGTGGGCCGCGTGGGGCGCATCCACTACACCATCCGCTGCCATGCCGACGTCCGCGAGCGGGTCGTCGCGGCGCTGCGCGAGGTGGGCGAGGTGTGGGCCGAGGATTCCACCGTGGAGGACGTCACCCGGCGCTACTACGATCTGGAGAAGCAGCAGGATCTTCTGGAGGCCGACTACGCCATCGCCAAGGCCGCCTTCGCGGAGGCCGAGGCCCGGGGCGCCCGCGCCGCGGAGCTCGAAATGCTGAAGGCCGAGATGGAGCGCATCTCCGAAGCGCTCGGCGAGACCAAGGGCCAGCTCAAGGGCTTCGACGACCTGATCACCCTGCCCACAATCTACCTCACCCTGGAGGAGAAGGACCCGACCACCAGCTACTCGGGCTGGCGCGTGGTCGAGGAGGGCTTCACCGTCGCCTACAAGGCCATCGTCAACATCCTGAAGTTCGTCATCATCATCGTCGGCGTGGGTCTCGTGGTCGCGCTCCTCTTCCTGCCGACCTTCCTCCTCGTGCGCTGGATCGTCCGGTCGGTGCAGCGGACTCGGGTCAAGGAGTAGCCGATGCACAGGCTGATAACGACGCTCGCCGTTCTGGTCGCTGGGCTCGGCTTCGCCCAGGAACAGGGGCCGGAGGGAACCGAAATTTACCAGACCTTCTCCGGCCGCCTGGTGGTGACGGTGGACGACTTTGAAAAAGCCTCCGCGGAGGCCAAGGCGGCCCTTCCCTCCGATCGCGGGACGCTCTTGAACATCGAGTCGAGCCAAACCAAGGACGAACTGGACGAAATTCACCTGGAGTACGTCGTCCGGGCGGACTACGCCGAAGAGCTCCTGGCCAAGCTCACCGCCCTGGGCGAGGTGATAGTGGAGGAGACGGGGCTCACCGACGTTACGAAACGGGTCGGCGAGCTGCGCGATGAGGTGGACACCCGCACCGCCCGGGTCGCGGAACTGGAGAAAGAGGCCGACCGGCCGGGGCTGACGATGGACGACCGAATCGCCGTCCAGCGCGACCTGTCGAGGGAAAAAAGCGAGCTCGAGCGCGCCTCGGGCACTCTGGCCAAGCTCCTGGATGACACGAAGATGTACCCCCTCGAGGTCACCCTGGTCGAGGGGTACGTGGACCGGATGACCGAGGTCGAACAGGCGCTCTTCACCATCGTGCTGCCCGGCCTGGCCCTCTTGATCGCGGCTTTCTTCCTGGGCCGGCTGCTGGGCAAACGCGGGGGAGGCAAGGATGCGTAAATCCATAAACAAGGGGCTTAAGCCCCTTGTCTCGGGCGCGGTATTCCTGGGGCTGATCCTCCTTCCCGCCCTCGCCCTGGCGACGGCGCCGGGGGAGACGATTGACTGGGCGAACGTCGAGCACGCCCGGTCTCCCGAGCCGGCCGGGGACGAGGTGACGCTCACCCTCCCGCTCCCCGGCGACCAGATCGGCTACGAGACGGTCACCCGCCCGCGGATGATCGAGGTCGAGGTCGGCCTCATCGTCCTGGTTGACGACTTCAGCCAGGCGCTCGCCGAAATTCAAGGCGCCTTCAAAGGCGAGGACGGCTTCATCGCCCAACTCTCCTACATCCGCCCCTACGAGGAACCGTCGGCGGGGCGGGTCATCTTCCAGATCCGCACGGACGTCCGCGACGACTTGGTGAAGAAACTCTCCGCCCTGGGAGAGGTCATCCAGGAGGAGCGCACCAGCACCGACGTCAGCCAGGAGTTCTACGCCCAAAAACGGGAATTGGAGGACCTGCAGGCCCGGATGACGGCACTCCGGCAGGAACTGAAAGAGGAGACCTCGCCGGCGCGCGTCCAGAACCTCGAGCGGGACCTAGCCGACCTGGAGCGCCAGGCGGCCGACCTTTTAATCGCCAACCCCCAGCTCGACGGCAACGTGGGCCTCACCTCGATTTTTCTGACCCTCACCGAGGACGAGGGTATCATCCCCGAGCCGGGCACCGACCTCCTCAACCGCGGCGTGTCCGAAGGCTACATCGCGCTCATGAACGTGGTGCGCGTCCTCATCATCGTCCTCGTAGTCGGCGTGCCCGTGGGGTTGCTGGGTCTGGCGGTATATCTCCCGCTCCGGCGGGCGGTGAAGAGGCGCGCGAAAAAAGCCCCCACCGGCGGAGCTTAAAGGAGTGACACGGCCGTGAAG
This genomic interval carries:
- a CDS encoding DUF4349 domain-containing protein gives rise to the protein MKTRIFSALLFVLTLALVSGCSEGTQDPYSKYYSNESGSTTAEADRNRALGEYQESVQTALEGATGNVAATAPLGGFAGGGQADVARTGVTEVEKGNVGMPTAEENTPGPAGDEAEADVTTETETIAMERKLIYETSMTVVVDDLDQGRQDVEEIVKANHKEGTTPVFITQQQVDREVGRVGRIHYTIRCHADVRERVVAALREVGEVWAEDSTVEDVTRRYYDLEKQQDLLEADYAIAKAAFAEAEARGARAAELEMLKAEMERISEALGETKGQLKGFDDLITLPTIYLTLEEKDPTTSYSGWRVVEEGFTVAYKAIVNILKFVIIIVGVGLVVALLFLPTFLLVRWIVRSVQRTRVKE
- a CDS encoding DUF4349 domain-containing protein, which translates into the protein MHRLITTLAVLVAGLGFAQEQGPEGTEIYQTFSGRLVVTVDDFEKASAEAKAALPSDRGTLLNIESSQTKDELDEIHLEYVVRADYAEELLAKLTALGEVIVEETGLTDVTKRVGELRDEVDTRTARVAELEKEADRPGLTMDDRIAVQRDLSREKSELERASGTLAKLLDDTKMYPLEVTLVEGYVDRMTEVEQALFTIVLPGLALLIAAFFLGRLLGKRGGGKDA
- a CDS encoding DUF4349 domain-containing protein, which translates into the protein MRKSINKGLKPLVSGAVFLGLILLPALALATAPGETIDWANVEHARSPEPAGDEVTLTLPLPGDQIGYETVTRPRMIEVEVGLIVLVDDFSQALAEIQGAFKGEDGFIAQLSYIRPYEEPSAGRVIFQIRTDVRDDLVKKLSALGEVIQEERTSTDVSQEFYAQKRELEDLQARMTALRQELKEETSPARVQNLERDLADLERQAADLLIANPQLDGNVGLTSIFLTLTEDEGIIPEPGTDLLNRGVSEGYIALMNVVRVLIIVLVVGVPVGLLGLAVYLPLRRAVKRRAKKAPTGGA